A single region of the Elizabethkingia sp. JS20170427COW genome encodes:
- a CDS encoding DUF4919 domain-containing protein produces the protein MKRIFTFFSLFLAMLSFGQEEKIDIPIMEAALKNPQSPYYMEKLMYNYKGLPMSMGNDAASYLYYGSAQLNPSKVDIFGSEFIQSMEFFRQKKYEDCIASTLKLYAKDPLNMDVLILLFQSYNELGNQEQAAHYFSQLRLVIETIKRSGDGKSEATAFVVNSIRDEYIFLDAMGIKLKEFQRNAKILDDGMMDIWSKGSLSIYVKVLSSEK, from the coding sequence GCCATGCTATCTTTTGGGCAAGAAGAAAAAATTGATATTCCTATCATGGAAGCAGCTTTGAAGAATCCACAGTCTCCTTATTATATGGAGAAATTGATGTATAATTACAAAGGCCTGCCTATGAGTATGGGGAATGATGCTGCCAGCTATCTTTATTATGGCTCGGCTCAACTAAATCCTTCTAAAGTGGATATTTTTGGCTCTGAATTCATCCAATCGATGGAGTTTTTTAGACAGAAAAAGTATGAAGATTGCATTGCTAGTACTCTGAAGTTGTATGCGAAAGATCCATTAAATATGGATGTTTTGATTTTGCTATTTCAATCTTATAACGAGCTGGGAAACCAAGAGCAAGCAGCGCACTATTTTTCGCAACTAAGGTTGGTAATAGAGACAATTAAGCGCTCTGGAGATGGAAAGAGTGAGGCTACAGCTTTTGTAGTGAATTCAATAAGAGACGAATATATTTTTTTAGATGCTATGGGGATTAAGCTAAAGGAATTCCAAAGAAATGCAAAGATATTAGACGATGGCATGATGGATATTTGGAGCAAAGGTTCCCTTTCGATATATGTAAAGGTATTGTCGTCTGAAAAATAA